The following nucleotide sequence is from Mangifera indica cultivar Alphonso chromosome 1, CATAS_Mindica_2.1, whole genome shotgun sequence.
TATATATCATAGTAAAAGTATAATAATTGTCCAAACTTTAGAACCgtctaaattgaaaaataacataatcatGGCTGGCGGCTAAAGAAACCAAAATTGCACGTGGTtagaagagagaagagaaggaTCTAACTTCTTTCGTGGCAGGAACCCACAGCATAATGAGGCTTTAAAAACGAGAGAGCTGGAAACATTTACACccacaaatatttatttatgtgtaatgatttaatttgtctttttgAATTAGATTATCGTTAACGGTAGAAGATGCGCCACTTGGTCTCCATTTTTTTGGGTATTCGATATATTCTGGAAAGCCTCATAACTTATTAGAGAATATCGTTATAGTAAAGCAAGTTTATGATAAGAAACTGAGAACATGGCTTTATGAAGGTGATTTGATATCGATACCCACCACCAGTGCAAGTCTGTCAGCTGCCGACCTTTTGAATATTTCGCTTAATTTAGCTTTTTTGTGCCATACATGGCTTACATATGTATGACCTGCGGTCAACAACCGTACCAATGCAATCGGTGCAAATTGCTAAAGCGTTTTGCTTCTTCAACTCTTGCCACAAGAAACAAAAGAATGGGGAACTTGTGTTGTGTATTCCTTCCTTCCTTCCTTCCCAACACAGAAAGCACGGGAAAGGTCTGCCATATTATGCTATCAAAATGTCAATACATGAAGGCAAATGATGTCGTTAACATTGAACCTTGGATCGTGGATCACTTTTAGATGTTTCGATTAGATGCATAAATTCGTATGTAATTAGTCGTATTCTTTTCTTGTGAAGTCATGCATGACATGACATGACATTAATTTGATAACTTAAAGGAGTGAGATAACTCTAGAACTATCATCcactttcaataaaaattagtaCATCTCATTGTCTATTTTCGTGTGGAATAATCGGAATGAAGCCTCCGGAGTTTTCATTCTCCCTTTTTCAGttctgaaaaataattattttttcttaattaagtttttttttctccctttttcagcaactattttatctctaacaacctctttttttctctctctgatCATTAGCTAACTCTCTCTCATCATCAACCGTGAGTTAAGAAATggactaaatcttgggtgggaataaatctttaattcaaatccGAGAAGATAGATGATAACATTTAAGAAATGGGATATAACTGAAAAAATGAAGATCATTATATTTATACCTACGACCGAAGATTTCAgccaaattttttatcaaagtaATATGCGGGGAATATCCATTGCTTTATGTATTTTTGTAGAAAAATTTCTTCCTACTTTCAAATCGCAATAACTTACCTAAAACAAACCACAAAGGCTTTAGAATTAAATATAGCACAGCGTATATTTCCTCCTTATTAAACCCTAACTTTCAATTAAGTGTCGTAAAAATGTGGTGACGGTTGCctcttttcaattttatatttgctACTTGGATTTCGTTCTTAATCAAAATTTGTGCCCCCCCATTTCTCTCCTTTTTTAAGGATGATGTCACTAATCACTTATTATTATACACCTAAAAGCTCTGATTGCCTCTGCATTTTCTGattaattaagtaaaaaaatagaGGATTAGTGAGAGGGAGGGCTATACTTTTTTGATTGATTAGAAATAAAGCAAGAAATCATTCGCTACTTGTGATAGACTCCTAACCATGTCcttattttattacaattttgcCCTTCCATGACAACTATCAACCCATGATTGATCGTTTGCTTTTATAAAAGAGAAGTGGAATCGCCAaccttaaattattaaattaacctgTCTTTTTACGGTCTCAAATGACGCAATTATCCTTGAATAATGGCtttgttaatgatatttaatatgaatGAAGGGTATTTAAGACTTTGCAAGTCCTCCAAGCTGGGagttttacattatttatatccCTTGActcattattaaatttaaacacggcaatgatttgatatttttaaatattggcATCATTTCCCTGGAATTTTCAGTGGCTTGCCGACTGgagcaacaaaaacaaaacactggctaattaattttttacactgtaataataacaatgataacAACAAAAGCCGCGGTTGCCCAAAAATGACCGAAAACCCCACCACTTATATATCTTAACTTGAACAGCTAATTTTAGTTACATAATAAACGAGAGAAATTGAGACGACTCTTTGTTCTTGTTTTACAGTTTAGTGGAATCTTTATTATAGTTAAATTTATGTGATTATTGACGGGGTTTGTTAACTTGTGACGTTACTGCATGCCCATGCAGACGTAAACTGTTGGAGTTGCCGGAACATCAACAATTCACGCAATTCCGACAGTTTACGTCGGAGCAAGCTGTGCTCGGATCGGAGCCGATCATTGTCTGTTCTTACAAGTTGCCAGTGAAACAAAACAAACTGCAACCGGTTTGTTAGTTCTCGGTTCTCCATCTTTAGGCGGTTCAGCTGGCTCCTTAGGTTTTCTAAATGCCTCTGTTTCCGCATGCGTGACCTTCTCGCTGACTCCCGGTTCGATAACATGCGTCTTTGCTTCCGCTCATCGATAACTGACGCCGGAGGTTTCGTTTCATCGCAACCGGAGTTTGAGTTGGTTTGTTTCTGGTTCATTTCATCCGAACCGGAACTCGAAACCACTGGTTTTGGGGGAGCTGACTGGGTTACGGCTGAAAATAGGTCACCGTCCCATGGGATGAACcgattttcaaagtttgaaaaagggTTTCCGATCGCCGGATCCGATGGGGATATCGCCGGAATAGCGGACAACATGACTCAGAATTTTCTTTAAGTGAGTAGAGGAAGGAAGGAGAGAGAAAGGGAAGAACTGCAGTGTGGGGGGCTCATATTTATGGACGAAATGCTGAGCCCACATGACGTATGTAGAATACGACTTTATACGTATTTTGATTTGAAACCGTATTCGTCTTTATCCGCAGTATGCTCAGGTGTGTTAACTTTTGAGTCAGGTGGCACTATGGTAGGGCTCAAGTGTTGAGTTACTTTTTAAAGCGACATACACTAATGGGGTCCGTTTAAAGATCCGTTTCTAGCTTAGTCatgaagaaacaaaataaacgGGCCTACAATGGACACGTGTCGTTGACTGATTAAGCCGGCGTGTGAGGAGCCAATGGTTTCGAGAGCTGATGACGTGGAGAAAAAGTAAGAAGGTCGGCTCTGCTTTTGTGAGCCGATGGGCAGATTAAGCCGTTGGATATTATAAACAATTTTCCTTTAGTTTTTTGGTCAGAAAATGAAAGTGACGGCGATGTTGTAATGGATAAGTATTTTTTAAGCCACGGCGGGCATGCTGAATGCCCACTCCATCAATAATTGtcacaaaacaattaaaattccATATTTTAATTCGGAATAAAGTTTATAAAGTAAAGCATCAAATCTCAATTTATAAGCAAGATAAGTTGGAATATTCTTTTTCTAAGGACATAAAACTATCAAAATCTCTTCATTTAagtaaatattctttttatttgattaactgTGGAAGttagataatttataaataacaaagaTGTAATATTCTTTAAAGAGATTGATCATTTAGAGAGGCACGAGGCCGGCAAACACCTATATATTGGCAAAAGGATACTTGAGTTTTCctctataattaatatattttttataaactatCTGTGTAACTTTTTCTTAGTCATTGAGGAATaggtataataatatatattatcaaattgagGTCCTTTCCTTGCATGTTTGATCCATGCAAGCTCATTATAAAACccattaaatatgtttaattaggAAATTATTTTTGTGAAGTTGTGATTATGATAAAGCTGCAACGACCATTTAACTCCCATAATTGTGTATGTTAAGCCATTGGCTGAGATTTCGCAGCTGGCTAAAAGCTGTGAATCGCTCACTCTTGttcattacaaaaattaaaagatcgGGCAGGCTCCATGTGAAAGATCCCCACTTTATAAAGACGGTGCTGCCTATTCTTTAAGGGGACACGTAAAAGAAAGTTGAACCATTTAAACTTTGgtggaaaaaaaagagagatatcTGAAACTTCTAAACTAGGTAATTTTGCTTGAGAATGGGTTGCttgaaatgaatatatatagtaaAGATGTGTAATGTGATCTTTCGTTAACCACTTGTTTacacaatttaaattttttacaaaaagaCCTGTGATAAGAGTAATAAGAATTGGTTAATCAATCCTAATACCTACCATGACGAGAGAGAAgtgaaatataaagaaaataagatataaaatttttttaacatagttcAATTCGATGGTTGAAAACTTAGGATTATGTTTGTGTTATTAATTATCGTAGATATAATGATATGTCCCTTGAGAAAGACTTGATTTTGGACAAAGATTCAAAAAAGGATAATTGAACTTCTATAAAAACCATCTATCTTGGAACAATTATTATGCGTGAGATCTATAATGTAATGATAAACTAAACTCCACATTTCTTTCTATCCTTTTGTGTCCATTTTTTCCCTATATTAGTCTTTCATATATATAGGATGAATAAGAGTtacattcaaataattaaatttgagtatTTCTAATTGAAATACGGTTTTTAAGATATATTTCTATTCTAACtgaactaaaaaaaaataattatattaatgatatgatctcaatttggtaaaaaaatgataactttCTCATGTCAATAATAAGGTGAATAGGAAAAAGATCTTGAAAATGCTAGGAAGAAGAACTTCTTTGTGATGTTCTTGCTATCTCTAAAAGTTGTAATATGATAAGAGttactttaaaaaacaaaaagatttatGGTCCTAATTCAATGGAAAGCTTTGTGTGACCTTGACATGAATTGTTGttacaatatttttcatcaaaatggGACATGTTCCTATCACTCGCCCCATTAATTAACAGGAGGTTTTGATTCATTTCAGTCTATTTGATTTACTGCCCACGTTAATGCATTGATTTCTTCTCAATCATGTCCATTTCTTATCTAATAATCTTTATTTCTACATCAATTCTGATCACTAGAGGTGGTAGTGGCCTAAGCTTGATATATGACCCATTAATTAGTGAATCGTACcaaaatctataaataaatgggaaattaattaaaataggggAATAATTTGTTGTCTATACCAATTTAggtcaaaaaaaatttgagttataCTCAAGCAAAACCTATAATTTGTATCAAAAATACCTTTCCATTATATTACCTTCTCCTTCACCATTTTTCTTTCAACACAAACGACAATCACACTTAAATAAGACAACATTACTTAATCAACAAGATCGTTATAGTCCATGTAAGCATTTTGACTCAAATGtatattaaacaaaaacttTCATTTGTTTGTGTTAGTATTGTTAGTTTCAAGCATTTGAGAATAAAGATAACAACGTTGATTTTTGAAAGAATGTGatgcttctttttgttttttggaacTTTAAACAATTACATAACTTGAATACAAgcaatatatgtttttttttcaacgAAGAACAATTATTGGTGTCTAGATCGAAGGAAAACCAAAACTgcaattttcttgaaaaatgcTATGCGCATATACTTGTGCATGTTTGTGTATTTACCTGAGTGCGTTTGTGTGCTTCCATGTGTGTGTGCGTGACAATTTACATTTGTGCACTTTGgactataataaaattttttaaaatgttctCGGATATGGTGGGCAATGGGTTGTTGGTGTTGATAACACTTTGAAATATATTGGTGGGGTTCAAATATTGGTATCAATGGacacaaagataaattataataaattcatagAAGCAGTTTTTTCTTGGTTAGACATCGATCGAAGTTGTAAtgatgtaaaaatttatatgcaaaaccCAACCACCTCTAGTGATTTATTGTATCAGATATAGGATGACTACGATGTTTGGATTGTCATGAGCCTATCCAAGGCACGCAAaagaaatttgttatttcttggtGTGGTTACAAGCCCTAAAGAAGCCATAACCAATTATGAACAACAGTATCTCAAACCGTTATAGAGTACACTCAAAAGATGTTTTGAGATGGAGGACATTCCAATAAATGAtttcaatcaaatgaaaaaaaatatgtggTTGTGATGATGGTGGTATTGATGATAGTAGTGATGATGGTGGTAATGATGATGTGGGGGTTAGTCTTAGTGGGTTAGCTTTGAACAATTTAGATCATGAAATTCCAATACACTATGGGCTCATTCCCATTAATTTTCAAGCTTTAAATCCATTTTTTAGGGTCCAAAGTATAAGGATGTTAAAAATAAGGTATTGAAATTCATTTAGCTTCACCACAAGATGAGAGATTCAAAGTAAATGATCAGTTTGCCAGTAAAAAGGTTTTAATAGATATGTTTCACAAAAATGCATTGAAAAATGGCTATTTGTTCAAGGTGACaagctcaaataaaaaaagatgggATATCAAAAGCAAATGAAAAGCATGAGGGGTGAAGTTAAGTGACTATGACGTTTACGTGTTGTGCAGGATGGAACAATTCACTTGTTCTTGAGATGTAATAATACCACATTATAGATAGGCTAACAAAAGAGCACTTggtaaaatattacattttatgtttACAATGGCTAAATGTATCTATAGGTTGAAGGATATCATAACGGATGTAGCGAATAggtatataattaatatctcataCACTCAAGTTTGACATATAAAGAACTAGGTTTTGAATAAGATCTGAGGTTCACTAGAGGATTCATTACAACTTGGAAAGAAGAAACCTTTGCATTGTTACACACATTGAGACATATGAGATAATCGATTCCATTTTGCTTTATAGGTTTAGGGTGCTCAATTAGAGAATTTTGAGATAACCGATATCCTTTCATTTATATTGATGGAACATTCTTGAAATGTCTATATTATGAGACACTTTTTATTGTTGTGGAAAAGATGAAAACAACTAGATTTGCTTATTAGCATTTCGTATAAGGGGAAATGAGAAAACTATCACTTGGACTTTGTTTCTAAGAGCTTTACATTAGTGCATTGGTCATCTccaaaaattatcaattatttcaGATAGACATCATGTTATCACTTATTCTATTAGAGATATATTCTCGAATGCATACCACGGTTGATGTAActatcatataaaaggaaacATGTATAATAGATACAAACAAATGAAACTTGTGGAAGCGTGACATAAACCTTACCATTTTCAACACAACTCAATACTGCCTATAAGACtgttgcttaaaaaaaaaagtcaaaatccaaaaataacaataaataaattgaagaacaacttgaaaaattaatagaatagtGTATAcctatagatatataaattatgaattatattcTAGTCTTTCATAtgccaaattttattatagatgAAAATGTTGATCAcatcatttgaattatttttagcAACAATAACATACTTTACCATAAGTTAATTACTAgtgacatgtaatatatatCAGCTTCTGacataatttcaaatgaattaatataaagTGAGCCAAATGATGTAGACATTTTATGGTTACAAATCTAATTAAACAaacatcatatttaaaaataattattccaaaccaaaaaattaaataaataataaattctataGATCGTGAGATCCAATGTACCGACTTAATTTATAActtatgaatattaattcgtcGGTTCactgtataaatttattttaaagatgtATTATAGCCATTGATTAATCACAAGGCTTTTGCCCAACAAAATTAGGcatcaattttaatattctgCGATCCTATATCGTTCTTTAAAGGGACGTCCCCTTCGTCCTCCTCCTTCTTCTCCTCCTCCATGTTGTGCTTTTGAAGATCTGCGTTATTCTTGTCAATGAATGGCACATCAGCATCAGCATCAGCATCAGCATCACCATCGGGATTATTATCATCGATGGTGCCAACATAAATGCAAGAGCACCGCTCTAGAGTTTTGAAAAAGACAGCCGCCACCCCATGAAGGAGCCATGCAGCCACTCCATCGAGCTTTTTGCACGCAACACAGACAGGTGGTGCGGTGGTTGCTGCTTCGACCTTCGGTTCCACCGTTTCTAACGAGCTGATAGATCTACAATAGCACCAGTTCGTGCATCTCCTAGGAACGTTAGCAGTATCCATTGTTTGACGATGAAATTAACGGTTATTACTAAAGGGTTTTGAGGGTTAATGTTAAATGagcttaaaaatatcaaaaatatgtttatatattacatatcacAATCTGCTAGATGAAATAGGGCAGGTTCTTTGGATGGGGACGAAGGATACTTGGCGAAAATGTCAAGGAAAGGGACAAgaataagaatattatatttatatgaatgtatgtaaaaatataataatgtttaTTCATTTAGTGGGGCAAATATTGGACCATCTATCCTGAGTTTTCTTGGTTCTACCGTTAcgtcaattatatatattaaattggtTGTGTCAACGCTGAAATTGTGTCACTCACCACACTTGTTTAGGGCAACAAGTAGCCCCATTTCTTCTCCCGCTAAGCTCACTTTTTTATGTATAAAGGTTTCAGAGCattgaaagataattttttttttatattttttaatacatattgtacaaaaacaaaatttttaataataccgACACATCAATTTTTTCTCACATAATTGCACgaccaataaaattttatcaaattttcttattaggTTTTAACGTGGCCGTCCATTGTAGGAGATATGTTTGTTTATATCCCAACAACCAAGATTTGTTTTTGAGTAGGTGAAATATGAAGAGGGTTagctaaaatttataataatttcttttaaataaataaattaatattatattactaattttttatatgtaaaatggTACTTACCCTCATATTATTTGTGTAGTTAAATCTCATAATATATGctcatgaaaatataatttttttcaataattacttattatatattatatgatatcataaaatatgtcttcttaaaataataatagtaaaaaaataaaaaatttaaatattatattattatcttaaaaaatatcataaatattttttaaaattttaatatatttcaataatattattgtctttataaaaaaaatgattaatttttaactataatttttaaaatatatattattttttaatctaatgaTTATGAGTTCTCTGTTAACAGTAACCTTCCGATAATCTTGCTTTAATAGTAATTATAGCATTGGTTGAAAAACTTGTCAATGCGATGCAAGTTTCTATAATTCCAATTATTACAATGAGATTTGAAtctttagaaatatatatttttcattcatgAGAATGACgttgttcataaaaaaaacaaaaaaatatctaCCAAATCGAAGTAATTAATTACACCAAATCGGCTGGATTTAGCTCGGCTGGGCGCTGTGAAGATGtacaaattttgaaatgaatagTTTATCTTTACTGGAAGAATTTACCCTAGAATCTATAAtcctataatataatttattacagTTATTAAGAAACCCTAATCATCCTGTCCTGCAAAACTCTTCCCACCTAAATCTGGAAATatggatttatttatttgtttatttatgaaaaGTCATGTTCACTACTCTACTCTACGTACAAATTTGTTTTTggggaaaaatattttttaaatttattttacatatttgtgAGTATCACTCCCCTGGTTATTACACTATTGATACCGTTCGGATGCAATTCCCCTCCTCCAATTGGATTCCTTTTAGATGCcgtttgaaaaaataacatttgaaaatattaaaatatcatttttttttattctaaggATTATATTGAAGAGATTGAATTTTCAGATATTCTTATTGAAGAAGcgaaactttcaaatttttttataaaataaaataaatttttagtatttccTATTGAAGATAttgaacaaatataatttagattgtttgttttgttttgtttgtggttttttttttaacaaggtAATTAGTTTTGTACCTTCAATAGAAATTTgtgaaagtttaatttattcaatagaaaaatttgaaagtttaatcattttaattagcGTTAAATTTGATGCAAGTTTGTTTGAGCTTGAAAATGAGCTTAGCTTAAGCAaattcaagctcgagtttgatcCTTATAGTTAAATATGTTTTAGCTCAAGTTTTAAAGGTGTTCCACTAGCCAAGGTCACAACCTTAGAAAATTTCGgtacaaattaacaaaaacgacgttattttgactaatacatatcaaaacaatattgttttaactttttttttgcCTTATTACAGTACTAAACTGAGCTCAAAGCTTTGGATTGAGCTAAACACGAGCTTGAGTTTTCTCAAGCAAGTTGAGCTTAAATAACTTGAGACAAGCTCGAGCTTAGTTtcactcaaatcaaactaaattcaagCTTAGACAATTTTGAGTTCAGGTAAGTTAAAATCTAACTCCACCTTGGATAGAAGTTGAatcttagaaagaaaaaaaaaagagttggaTTTCTTTaacatgaaaaaagaaatgataatttgatgCAGATTAATTATCctttattattctttattttttaataatttattcctttgataattttaactttaataaaataaaattttctaaataaattcaTAACTTTAATTcttacataaattataattctaaATCATCTAAATCATTGAAATATGTactttttatatcaaatatttctttgatgaaaatttattactaaatatatgtcatttaaacatatataatcagatttaaaaataatctaattttgaaaagctGTGAAAGGTAGCCATTAGAATCATTTTATAAAtctgattattttaaattaaattcaaatttaaaaggtaTTTACCAAACACTTTTATTATTGTAGCTTAGAATTTCGaactttatttcttaatttgtaGCCATCACAAacatattttaaagttgaacATGCCCTAATGAACACATTCTTGAGCCTGAGCCCATCTTACTTGGCCCGGAATCCTTGAACAAAACGGGACTCCTAcacaaattatcattaaaagaATGTCTTAATTGCCAATTCAGTGAGATTCACCCATTGTGGCTTAAGTAAAtgaataatactatgtgtatctatttagtGAGATAAAGGTGGTAGTTGAAAATGGGTTAAAGAGTTTCATGGAAGTCTCCAGTGGTCAGAGATGTTGCCAGAAAGGAGAGGAAAGAAAACTCTAAGTTTTGGAGGGGAAAATGCGATTTTCTTAAACTACAGAACTTTAATCatgggtgaaattattagtttttaaaacttagggatgaaaatgtaataaattatatttttttaatattactgttaaattaacgattttacccttatctttaattgaaaattttaacaaaaattgacttATTGGGTGGGatattagatttttgaaaattagcgAGTATC
It contains:
- the LOC123216251 gene encoding basic leucine zipper 4 codes for the protein MLSAIPAISPSDPAIGNPFSNFENRFIPWDGDLFSAVTQSAPPKPVVSSSGSDEMNQKQTNSNSGCDETKPPASVIDERKQRRMLSNRESARRSRMRKQRHLENLRSQLNRLKMENRELTNRLQFVLFHWQLVRTDNDRLRSEHSLLRRKLSELRELLMFRQLQQFTSAWACSNVTS